From Roseateles sp. SL47:
CGGTCGACTGCAGCGTGCGGCTGCCTTGAAAGGGCACTTGCAGATTCACGGCCGGGCCTTCGGCGGCGCGGCTGGCATTCAAGGTGGCCCGGGCCTCGTCGAGGCGGGCGCTGGCGAGCAGCAGGTCGCTGTTGTGAACCAGCGCGCGATCCACCAGCTCATCCAGCACCGGGTCCTGGAAGGATTTCCACCAGGGAGCCACCCATGAAGCGGATGGACCTGGTGAAGCTGCGGGCGCGCTCGCGCGAGGTGTTGAGAGAGCGGCGGGGGGTGAAGTTGCCGATGAAGTGGCTTCGGGGGGTGCACTCGGCGCCACCTCGGGCGCATTCCGCCAGGCCTGCGGTACCGCGACCTGTGCAGCACCGGGATGCGGAGGGATCACTGGCGCGCAACCGGTGAGGAATATCCACGGCGTCGCCACGAGGGCCAGCATCGCCGCGCGCGGGTGCGATGCCACGCGCCGCCTCATCGCGACACCTCCGATGCGGGACCCACCGGCGTTGTTGTTCCGCCCGCAGCCTCACTGGCTGCTCCAACCGAAGCTCCACTCGTCGCTCCACTTGCCGCTCCACTCGCAGCTGTATCCACACTCACCACCACCGACATGCCCGGCCGCAGCCGTGAGGCCATCGCCTGGCCCGGATCCAGGGCAATGCGCACCGGCAGCCGCTGCACCACTTTCGTGAAATTGCCCGTCGCGTTGTCCGCCTTGAGCACGCTGAACTCCGAGCCGGTCGCAGGGGCCAGCTGCTGGACATGCCCGGTGAAACGAACGCCCTTCAAGGCATCGGCGCGGAACTGCACCGGCTGCCCCACTTCCATCCTTCCGGTCTGGGTCTCCTTGAAATTCGCCACCACCCACAGCTGCCGAGGGACGAGGAACAACAACTGGGACCCTGCCGTGACGTACTGCCCCAAGCGCACCGACACCTCACTGACCTGCCCGGTCGCTGGCGCCCGCACCACCGTGTTGGACAGATTGATGCGGGCCTGCGCCAGTTGTGCGTCGGCGGCTTCCACTTGCGCCTTGAGACTGGAGCGGCTCACAGACGTTGCCTTGACCCGTTCCTCGCCAATGCGAATGTCCGCGCGGGCCTTCTCCACATTGGCTTGTGCCAGCCGATGGCTGCTGCGCACACGGTCGCGCTCGTTGAGTGACACGGAGCCCCGCTTCGCCAGATCTTCCACCCGCGCCAGCTCTGCGTCCGCCCGTGCGAGCTCGCCCTGGGCGGACGTCAGCGTGGCACGTGAAGCAGACAGGGTGGCCTGGTTCTGCGCCTGGGTCTGTGCAAAGTTTTCCAACTGCGCCGCTGCATTGGCTCGTTGGGCCTGGGCCAGGTCCACGGCGGCGACGTACAGCCGGTCGTCGATGCGCACCAGCGGCTGGCCGGCCCGCACCTCTTCAAAGTCCTTCACCAGCACCTCGACCACGTAGCCGTTCACCTGCGGCGACAGCACGGTCACGGCGCCCCGCACATAGGCGTTGTCGGTGGTTTCCACGCTGCTGTTGAACGGCCCGAGTTCCCAGGCCCGGAGGATGAGTGTGATGCCCACGGCCATCACCACCAGCATCAGCACGATGGCGGTGGTGGAGGCCTTCAGATACTTCGGTGGCGGAGTGGGCCCCGGCGCAGCGGGCGGGGGCGGAGATGCAGGTGCAGGTGCAGCGGCACCGGCAGAGGCTGCGGCATCGGTAGGGGCAGCGGTAGAGGGCGGGTATGCAGTGGGCATGGAGACAGGGGAAGAGAGCGGGGACGACGCCGGCGGAGGCAGTGGCGGCGATGGTGGCGATGGCGCCGGAGACGCAGGGGGCGCGCTGTCCGTGGGCAAGGGCAGCACCGCATTGGCGGTATCGGTCGAGGACGACGCCTGCGCCAATCGCTCGGGTGTTGGCGCGAGTGCTGGCGCGGGTGTTGGTACGGGCGTTGGCGCAGGCGGCCCCTGTTCGTCCGGACGGGGCGGGGAAGGCGGTGGCGTTGGGCTCATGCGGATCAGCTCTGGACAGTCACGGCGGAAGACGGTGGTGCGGTGGAGGATGGAGGCACCTCCACCGGCCCCGGCGGCGGCCGGGTCCCGCGGCCAGCGGCCGTCCGTGCGGCTTCGCGCCGTTGGGCCCAGGCGGTGCGGCCCAGCAAGGCCATCAGCCACAACAGGAAGGCAATGGCGGTCACTGCGCTGAACATGAACACATCGTTGTAGGCGCGGACATTCGACTCCCGCCGTGCCACCTGGGCCAACTGTGCGGCGCCTTGCGCGGCGCGCAGCGTCGGGTCGCCTATCACTCCGGAAAGCGCCGCTCCCTGGGCCGCGATGCGTTGTGACACCAGCGGGTCTGTGCGGTCCAGCGTGGCGACCAGCGAGGCTGAGAATTCATGTTCCCGATGCAGCTGATAGGTGTTCAGCAGCGCCGACCCCATCAACCCGCCCAGGGTCTGGGTGACCGAGAACATCACCGAGAAGGTCACCATGTACGCCGGCCCATTCTTGAGCGCCTGGCCAATGCCAATCAGCATCAACGGCCCCATGAACATCCCGGCCCCCACGGACAGCAGGAACTGGCTCAGATAGAAGTCCTGCGGCCGGTCCAGGCTGGTGCGGTGATGGTCCATCAGCCCAGCCACCGCAAACAGCACGATGGACACCAGGATCTGCGGGAGCAGCGTCTTGGGTGTGAAGGTGATGGAGCAGCCCAGCATGCCGATCACCATGCCGGCCAGCACCACGGCAAACAGCGGTTGCAACTGGTCCGGCCCCATGCCCTGTGCGCGCAGGAAGTTCACGGCGCCCACCGATTGTTCCGTCGTCAGAAAACGCAGGATGAGTGCGCCCAGCACAAAACGCAGCGTGGCGTCGTTGGCGAACCATCGGGTCTGGATCAATGGATTCAATCGGTGATGCTCGATCAGCACCGCCACCGTCACCAGCACCAGAGCCGCCACCAGCAACCAGGCCAGCCACGGCGTGTCCAGCCACCAGTGCAAATAACCTTGCACCAGCACCGCCACCACCATGGCCACGGCCGGGGCCATCAGGCCGAAGGTGAGGAAGTCGAGTTTCTCGAAGACCCGGGTTTGCATACCCGGTGGCAACTTGAGCATCACCACCGCTGCGAAGCTGCACAGCGCCAGCCCGGTTTCAAAGAGATAGAGGTTGTGCCACGAGCCGGCCCCCTGGTTCAGCAAGGCCGGCGACACCACCCAGGCCAACGGCGCTGCCAATTGCCCGATGCCGACGCCGATCACCAGCATCTTGCCGGTGTGGGTGCGTGGCATGCTTTGCAGCATGTAGAGCAGGCACAAGGTGCTGCAGGCAGCTCCGGCCAGGCCGCTGGCGGCGCGCACCATCAAAGTGGTGGCAAACCCTCCCACCGCCAGATGCAGCAGGGCCAGCATGGCGTAGATGCCCAGCCCCACCTCGGCGAACCAGCGCATGCCGAACTGCTGCCGACATTTGAAGACCAGCAGGTTGGCCGTCACGTTCACCATCACATACGCGGCGGACAGCCATGCGCCCTCGCTTGGGGTCAGCCCCAACTGTCCCTGCAGCAGCGGCAGGTTGGCGGTGACCAGGCCGCTGCCCAGTGCACCGGTGATGCCCACCAACACGGCCACCAGCGCATAGGCGGCCCGACGCCACGGCGGATGCCAGGGCATGGAAGGCGAGCCCGGCATGCTGGGTTTTTCATGCTCCTGCCAATCCGGAATCGGCTTGAGCAGCGGTGGCGCAGCCGGCAAGGGCTGCGGCTGCTGCTGCTGCTGCTGCTGCTGCTGCTGCTGCTGAGCGGAAGCCGAGAAGGGGGGCGCAGGTGACGGGGGCACGGATCCTCCCTGTGTGGAGTGCCAGGACTTGCGCCGGCACCAGGGCAAGCGATGGGCCCATTATTCGTAAGCCGGACACGCCTGCAAGCCCCAGGAAGGGTGAGGGATGGCCCGGCTGGCCTATGGGCTGTGTCCGCCAGCGGGTGGCAGCCATTGCGCCGCTGCACGGACCAGGCAGACCGCAGATGCCCCGGCGCGCCAGGCGGCCTGCACCTGCGCCTCCTCCAGAAGCCCGCCGATGCCCACCACCGGCCGGCCCGCCATGCGGGCCCACCAGGCCAACTGGGCCAGGCCCTGGGGTTGCCACGGCATGTCCTTGGTCGTTGTGGGCCACAGCGGACCACAGGCGATGTAGCTGGGGCGCAACGCCCGGGCACGGCACAGTTCCCACAGACTGTGGCTGGACAGGCCCAGCCTCAGTTGGTGATGGCGCAGAGCGGTCAGCAGTTGCAGACGTTCGCTCGATGTGAGCGCTGCCCAATCCTCCTGGCCCAGGTGCAAGGCGGTGGCGCCTTCCTCCAGCGCCAGGCGCCAGTGGTCGTTGATCCACAGCGTGGCCGAGGTGCCATGGACCGCGCTGATGGCCTGACGGATGCTTTGGCGAAGCTGAGCCTCATTGGTACTGCCGTCTCTGTCTCTGTCTCTGTCTCTGTCGTTGGCATTGGCATTGGCATTGGCATTGGCATCTCCATCCGCGTCTGCATCTACGTCTACGTCTACGTCTGCATCTGCATCTGCATCTGCATCGGAGAGACCGCCTGGCCCCTTGCGGCCACCGGCCACGCGCACCTGTTTGATGCGCAGCTGCACATGAGCAAATGCACCGGATTGGGCATAGACCGCGGTCTGGCCGGGATCGTCGGTGATGGCATACAGCCCGCGAGCGAAGCTGACGGCTGCAGCGTCCTCGGTTGCTTCCTCTGCAGCGTTTGGCCGCAACGCCCGGGCCCACTGTGCCAGCAGTGCTTCGGTCAGCACCGCTTCATCCGCCTGGGACATGACGGGCATCGCCGCCGCGTCCGACACAAATGACGCGCAAGGCCGCAGCGGGCCTGCACCTGCCCCGGCGGCATGGCCATGGCGCAGGGCGGTCCAGGTGAGCATCTTGGCCAGCACCACGGCATCCGGCAGCGGGAACCCCCGCGCCAGCGCAGCCGCAGCAGCCGTCGCGAAGGTACAGCCGGAGCCGTGGTGATGCAGCGGATGCCCTGGCACAGGCGCCAGACGCGGCAGTGCCATCCAGCCCGTGGCCAACGGCGAATCCAGCCAATCAAGGGCCAGCGCCGTTCCGGCGGACAGATCGTCGCCGCCGGTGATGCAGACCGCCTGAGCGCCCAAGCGGCGCAGCCGGCAGGCCAGCTCCGGCACGGTGCATTGCCCGGGATGAACGCCCAACAGTCGCTCTGCCTCCCGTCGGTTTGGTGTCACCAGCGTGGCTTGTGGCAGTACTTGATGGCGATAGGCCGCCAGCAAGGCGTCATCGCAAAAGGCGGCACCACCCGCCGTGGCGCCCAGCACCGGGTCCACCACCAGCAGCGCATCGCCCCGCTGCGCCAGCAGCACGTCCACCGCAGTGGCGCTGGCGAGCAAGCCGGTCTTGATCACCCGGGCGGGCAGGTCAGCGCGCAGGGCCTGCAACTGGCCGCGCAAGGTGGCGGCCTCCACGGGATACACCCCCTGCACCCCCAACGAGTTCTGCGCCGTGACGGCGGCCACCACCGTGCACAGATGCACACCCATCGCAGCGGCTGCGCGCGTGTCTGCGGCGAGCCCGGCGCCGCCGCCGCTATCGGTGCCGGCCACACTCCAGATCACCGGTGGCTCGGCCGCCTCCGTCCAGGCGGGCAACACCTCCTGCCAAGGGTCCACGGCGGGCGACCACGGGGAGGGCAGACAGGGATGAGGCACCCGGATCATCAGGCCTCCCCCAGCAGGAAGGCGTGGCCACTCACCGGTGTGCTGGCCACGGCCATGGATTGCGGCGCCATCAGACCCGCACACCAGGCGTTCCGGCCGGCCTGAACAGCGTCGCGGAACGCGCCGGCCATGGCGACCGGCTCCCGCGCCTGTGCCACCGCGCTGTTGAGCAGCACCGCGTCATATCCCAGCTCCATGGCCTGGGCGGCCTGGGACGGGGCGCCGATGCCGGCATCCACCACCAGCACGGTGTCGGGCAGGCGCTCGCGCAAGGTGCGCAGCCCTGCCAGATGCAGCAGGCCCTGGCCGGAACCGATGGGCGCCCCCCAGGGCATCAACAACGGGCAGCCGGCATCCAGCAACCGACGGCCCATCACCAGGTCTTCGGTGCAGTAGGGAAACACGACAAATCCGTCCCGCACCAGCTCGCGGGCAGCCACCAGCAGTTCAATGGGGTCGGGCTGCAGCGTGTGGTCATCACCGACCACTTCCAGCTTGATCCATGGTGTCTCGTACAGCTCGCGGGCCATGTGCGCCAGGGCCACGGCTTCCCGTGCACTGCGGCAGCCAGCGGTGTTGGGCAGCAACCGTGCGCCGCGTGCGCGGGCATCGGCCAGGGCGTGCGCCAAGGCGCCGTTGTCGCCTTGCAGTGTGCGCTTGAGGCCGACGGTGATCACCTCGCTCCCGGAAGCCTGGATCGCATCGCGCAGCACCTGCGGGCTGGGGTAGCCGGCCGTGCCCAGAAAAAAGCGGCTGTTCAGCGTGGTGTCACCGATCACCAGCGGGTCGGGTCGGGATGGATACATGTCAGCCTCCCACGATGGGTTGAAAGAGCAGCACCTGGTCACCGTCGCAGAGCGGTGTGTCGGCGCGCGCGGCGCGGGGCACAAAGCGGCCGTTGAGTGCGGTGGCCACGCTGGTCGGCGGCATGGCCTCCCGCGCGAGGACATCAAACAGGGTGCTGCCTGCGGGCAACTGCAAGGGCCGGTCGTCCAGGCGGATGGTGATGGTGGAAGAGGTCATGGGGAGGGTTCGGGAAAGAGAGGGGACGATGACGGTGAGCTGCCCAACGACTCAGTGGACTTGATGAGAGTGGCCAGGCCTGTGATCCCCCCAAGCCCAGCAAGCCCAGCAAATGGCGCGGCATTCGCCAAGTGCGCCGTATTCGCCACTTGCGCCCCGTGCGCCACCTGCGCCACCTGCGCCCCGTGCGCCACCTGCGCCACCTGCGCCACCTGCGCCAATCCGGCCTCATCGAGCAATTGCTCCACCAGCGCGGGCGCCAGCAGCCACCCATGGCGATACAGCCCATTGAGTCGCAGCAGACCCGGCTCGCATTCGGCGCGTGGCAGGTTGTCCGGCAAGGCCGGTCGCAGATGACGGTCCAGCCGCACGATGCGGGCTTCCGCCAGCGCCGGCAGCACGCTGTGTGCGGCAGCCATCAGCTCCACGGCGGATCGCAAGGACACGGGGCTGCGATCTTCACTCTCGATTTCGCTGGCGCCCACCGCCACCTCGTCCGGCGTGCGAGGCACGAGGTAGACCCGATGGCGCGGATGCAGCAGGCGCACGGGCCGCGCCAACCCATGCGACGGTAGCGACAGGGTGACGATTTCGCCCCGCACACCGCGCACCGGCAGCGCAGGGGCGGCGCCCAGCCCGCGGGTGTCGATGGCCCAGTCGGCATGCAGACAGGCTCCGTTTTCCAGCTCGACCACGCCAGGCCGTACGGCGGCAGCGGGGCTGTTCCAGCACCACACCACGGGCTGCGACAGGGGAGCCGTCGTCACGTTCACCGTCGCCTCATACAGCGCCTCCATCGCCGCCACCGGAGCAATCAGGCCCTCGTCCGCCAGCAACCAGCCCTGCAGGCCCGGCGCCAGTGCCGGTTCGAGCGCCTGCAACCGCGCCTCCTCCAGCCGTTGCGCCCCTGGAACCACCGCCAGCACGCGTTGCGCAGTGCCCAGGTCACCCCGATGTGCCAGCAGCAGGCTGCCTTCGCGCCGGAAGGGTACTGCAGCCGGCGCCAGCGCCGCGACGATCCCCTGCCACAGCTGCAGCGAGCGCCATCCCCAGGCGGCTACCTGCGGGCCGCCCTGTTCCTGCTCCGCCAGCGGGCTGAGCATGCCGGCCGCACTGAAGGCCGCCGGCCCGGTGGCGTCAAAGCGGGTGAACGGCCCGGCGGCCGCGTCCACCACCGTCACCGCATGACCGGCACGCGCCAGCGCCCAGGCGAAGAGGCGGCCGGCCAGGCCGGCCCCTGCGATCGCGATCCTGGCCATGGCTCAGGCCGGCTGGATGGGGATGTACAGCTCGCTGCCAGCGGCGCGGAATTCCGCGCTCTTGGCCTTCATGCCGTCTCTGGCCGCAGCCGCTGCATCGGTTGCATCGGATGCATTGGCAGCATCGGCGCCAGCGGGCCCCCGGTCAAGGTGGCCTGCCAGTTCCCCCTGCCCCGGTTCGTCGGCCGCCAGACGCGCGCTGTAATCCCGGACGTCCTGGGTGATCTTCATCGAGCAGAACTTCGGCCCGCACATCGAGCAGAAATGCGCCACCTTGGCACTGTCCTTCGGTAGCGTCTCGTCGTGGAATTCCCGCGCGGTTTCCGGGTCGAGTCCGAGGTTGAACTGGTCTTCCCAACGGAACTCGAACCGCGCTTTCGACAAGGCGTCATCGCGGGCGCGTGCCGCCGGGTGGCCCTTGGCAATGTCCGCCGCATGGGCCGCGATGCGATAGGCCATGAGGCCCTGCTTGACGTCGTCCCGGTCGGGCAGGCCCAGGTGTTCCTTGGGGGTCACGTAGCAGAGCATGGCGCAGCCGAACCAGCCGATCATGGCCGCACCGATGCCGCTGGTGATGTGGTCGTAGCCCGGGGCGATGTCGGTGGTCAGCGGGCCCAGGGTGTAGAACGGCGCTTCATCGCAGTGCTTGAGCTGCTCGGTCATGTTGGCCTGGATCATGTGCATCGGCACATGGCCGGGGCCTTCGATCATGGTCTGCACATCGTGCTTCCAGGCGATCTTGGTCAGCTCGCCCAAGGTGCGCAGCTCGGCAAACTGGGCTTCGTCATTGGCATCGGCGAGCGAGCCCGGACGCAGGCCGTCGCCCAGCGAGAAGCTGACGTCGTAGGCCTTCATGATCTCGCAGATGTCTTCGAAGTGCGTGTAGAGGAAGTTCTCGCGGTGATGCGCAATGCACCACTTGGCCAGGATGGAGCCGCCCCGGGAGACGATGCCGGTGCGGCGTTTCACCGTCATGGGCACAAACGGAAGCCGCACGCCGGCATGGATGGTGAAGTAGTCCACCCCTTGCTCCGCCTGCTCGATCAGCGTGTCCCGGAAGAGTTCCCAGGTCAGGTCCTCGGCGACGCCGCCCACCTTCTCCAGCGCCTGGTAGATGGGCACGGTGCCGATGGGAACGGGGCTGTTGCGGAGGATCCAGTCGCGGGTGGTGTGGATGTTGCGGCCGGTGGAGAGGTCCATGACGGTGTCCGCACCCCAGCGGGTGGCCCAGACCAGTTTTTCGACCTCTTCCTCAATGCCCGAGCTCACGGCCGAGTTGCCGATGTTGGCATTGACCTTCACCAGGAAGTTGCGGCCGATGATCATCGGCTCCAGCTCCGGATGGTTGATGTTGGCCGGCAGGATGGCGCGGCCCCGGGCAATTTCGTCGCGCACGAATTCCGGGGTGATGAAGCCCGGGATGCTGGCACCCAGGCCCTGACCGCGCAGGCGGTCTTCGCGCTCGGCGTCGGCGCGGTATTCCTTCATCCAGGCGCGGCGGCCGTTTTCGCGGAGGGCCACGTACTCCATCTCGGCGGTGATGATGCCGCGCCGCGCATAGTGCATCTGGGTGACGTTGCCACCGCTGCGAGCGCGCCGCGGCGTGCGGGTCAGCGCGTCGGTCTGCGCTCGCAACGCGTGCTGCTGCGCGGCTTCGCGCAGGCCGTCATCAAACAGTTGGATGGGCCGGCCGGTGTAGGGCTCGGTGTCTGCCCGAGCCTCGATCCAGGCCGTGCGTGGCGTCGGCAGGCCCTGGCGCACGTCGGTGGCCTGGGCCGGGTCGGTGTAGGGCCCCGAGGTGTCATAGACCGCGATGCGCTCGCCGTTGGTCAACTGAATGTCACGCAGTGGCACCCGCAGTTGCGGATGCAGCACACCCGGCTCATACGTCTTGCTGGACGCCGGCAGCGGCGCACGGCTGGCGGCCAGGCGCTGGTGGACATCCGGCAGGGACGGCTCTGCAGGCGGTTGTGGAGCGGGGTCGGACTGCGGGTGCAGCGCGGCCAGGGACGACGAGGACGGGGGGTGCGACATCAGGCTTCTCCGGTAGGGCACCGGAGGCTGGGCCTGAAGCGGGACGCGGGCGCGATCGAACAGGACCCGGCAGCGCATGGGCGCATGGGCGGGCGCCCGCTCCTGGGAAGGAGGGGGCCCTGCATGGCCACCACAAGGGCGCGAGGGGCAGGCTCTTCTTACGCCGGTACGAACCGGATCAAGTTCAGCGGGTCCATGGCTTCTTCGCCATGTCTCAGCCCGTGCCGCGATATGCGGCCCAGGGCTCCCCGGAGCAGGCTTGCAGTATAGAAGGCTTCCGCGCCGCCGCGTGCCCGTCGCCGGTCGCCCCAAACCGTTGCGAGGTGCACCTTGCTTGCGCGTCTTGAATCCTAGGGATTGCCGTTCGTCGGATGGTGGCGTGATTTTTCCTACGACTGCGGCAAAGAGGGCACAAACCTCGGGCAAATACCGAGGAAGAGTCTCAGGGGTGACTTCTTACACTTTGTCGCTACTGGCTGCGGATGTGCTTACAAATAACAGCGGCATTGCTTCGAGAGGGTGGGAATCATGTTCAGTCGTTCTCGCAGGGTCGTCGGACCCATCTGTCTGTCGGTGTGCTTGATGCTGGCGGGTGGGAGCGTGCATGCGCAGTCGACCGGTGCCAGCGCGCCCGGTGCGGCCGGCGCGGCGGCGGCCGATCCCAAGGCACAGCCCTTGAGCGATGTCGAGCGCGCCAAGCGCGATGCCGACAAGGTCTTCCAGTGGATCAAGTTCCACGCCGAGAAGGGGGAGACCAAGAAGGTCGAGAAGCCCGACAAGCCCGACAAGCCCGAGAAGCACGAGAGCAAGCCGGAGTCCAGGCCTCAGCCGCAACCGCAGCCGCAATTGGCCAAGGCGGCAGCACCGGTGCCGAGCAAGAAGGTGGAGCCCGACAGCGACAGCCGCCCGGTGGCGAGTGCTGCCCCGGCGGATGCGGCGTCCGCGCGCAACACCGCCCTCACCACCACCGCCGCGCCATCGGTGCCGACCCCACCCGCCTTCACCGGACGGATTCCCGAGGTGGTGGCCATGGCTGCCCCGGCCACCGCGCCCACGGTTGGCACGCCCGCCGCACCGGCCCAGCAGCCGGAGCCGGAACCCGCGCCGCTGCCGGAGGAAGACACACCCTTGCGCCTGATCAGCAAGGTGGATCCGGAATACCCCCGTGCGCTGTTGTCGCAGCAGCGCAATGGCGCGGTGTTGGTGAAGTTTGTCGTTCAGACGGATGGCTCGGTCGATGCGGTGGAGGCGATCAAGTCGCCGGACCGCAAGCTCAGCGCAGCCGCCGTGACGGCGGTGAAGCAATGGCGTTTCGCGCCAGTGAACAAGCCTCGGGCGGTCAGCGTCGAAATCGGCTTCCAGATGGAGTGACCGACGCGTGCGCCTGGATGCATCCCGCCATCAGCGCTTGAACATCTCGGACTGATCCAGCGGCGACAGCGTCGCCGCCATTGCATCCAGAAACAGCCGGGTGCGTAGCGGCATCAGGCGCCGCTGCGGAAACACGGCCCAGCAGGTGCTGGGCTCTGCACACCATTGCGGCAGCACGCGCACCAGTTCACCGCGGTCCACAAAGGTCTGTGCGTACTGATTGCCCACCCAGGTGATCCCCAGGCCGTCGCGGGCCATCTGCAGGAGCATGTCGGGTGCATTGGCCAGGGTGCGCTGGTCCGGCACACCGACCCAGCTGCGCTGCTCAACGGGCGTCCCGTCGTGCAAGCCGAACAGCCGCCAGGGCAGCGGGTCACCGCCGCGGCTGAGGATCATCAGCCCATGCATGCTGATCAGCCCTTCCGGCATTTGCGGCTCGCCATGACGCTGCAGATACGCGGGGGCGGCATACAGGCCGCTGCCAAACATCGCCAGGCGGCGGGCCGCGAGCTGGCTGTCTGCAGGCAACTCGCCCATGCGCACCGCGATGTCGAAGCCTTCGGCGATCAGGTCCACCCGCCGCGGTGAAAGATCCAGCTCCAGTTGCACCTCCGGATAGTCCCGCACGAACCGGCTGAGCATGGGCTTGAGCATCTGGTGCGCAAAGTCCGCAGGCATCGACACGCGCAGACGCCCGGTGGGCCGCTGCTGGCGGTGCAGCGCAAGCGCCAGGGCGCCGTCCACCTCGCCGGCCAGGGCGCGGGCATGGTCCAGCACCCCCTGGCCGAAGTCCGTCAGCGTCAGCCGACGCGTGCTTCGCTGCAGCAACTTCTCGCCCAGGCGCTCCTCCAGGGCCGCGATCCGGCGGGAGACCGTGGACTTGGGCAGATGCAGCCGCTCCGCCGCCCGGCTGAAGCTGCCAGCCTCCATCACGCGTGCAAACACCAGCAGGTCGTCAGCATCCAGACTCATGGCGTCGGTGGGCCGCTGGGGCCGATTGTTCGTGTAGTGGAACAATCTTATCCAAACCGAAGGCTTCTGGTGCTCCGGGGTTCTCAATACAGTGAAGCCATTCCCTCACACCCTGATGCAACCGGAGAGATCACCATGAACATTCTGCAAATCAATTCCAGCGCCCGCCGCCTGCATGACGGCCAAGGTTCCGTGTCCACCCTGCTGGCCAACGAAGTGGTGGCCGGCCTGCTGGCCCGCGACCCTGGTGCCAAGGCCACCGTGCACGACCTGGCGGCCAATCCGCTGCCCCCGATGGACGAAGCCACGCTCGGCGCCCTGTTCACCCCGGGCGAGCAACGCAGCACCGACCAACAGGCCCGTGTCGCGCTGAACGACAGCCTGATCGGCGAACTGCAGGCCGCTGATGTGGTGGTGCTGGCCGCCCCGATGATCAACTTCGGCGTGAGCTCGCAGCTGAAGAACTGGATCGACGCCGTGGCCCGCGCTGGTGTCACCTTCCGCTACGGCGCCAATGGCCCCGAAGGCCTGGTGACCGGCAAGAAGGTGATCGTGGTCACCACCCGTGGCGGTGTGCACCGCGGCCAGCCGACCGACAATGTGGTGCCCTACCTGAAGGTCACGCTGGGCTTCCTGGGCATGACCGATGTGGACTTCATCTACGCCGAAGGCCTGAACATGGGGCCGGAAGCCACGGCCCAAGGCCTGGCAGCCGCCCGTACCGACATTGCCGCCGTACTGGGCTGAACCCTGACCCCTCCACGCTGAACGAAAGGAACTCTCATGTCTGCCGTTGTTTCCCCGGTCTCCACCATTGCGACACCTCGTCAGGTCGAGCGCCTGGTGCAGGGGATGGCCACCAGCGATGGGGCGGGCGTCAAGCTCACCCGTGTGCTGACCCATGACCTGCAGCGGCGGCTGGATCCTTTCCTGATGCTGGACGCGTTTGGCACGGACAACGCCGACGACTACATCGCCGGCTTCCCCGACCATCCACA
This genomic window contains:
- a CDS encoding bifunctional hydroxymethylpyrimidine kinase/phosphomethylpyrimidine kinase, with product MIRVPHPCLPSPWSPAVDPWQEVLPAWTEAAEPPVIWSVAGTDSGGGAGLAADTRAAAAMGVHLCTVVAAVTAQNSLGVQGVYPVEAATLRGQLQALRADLPARVIKTGLLASATAVDVLLAQRGDALLVVDPVLGATAGGAAFCDDALLAAYRHQVLPQATLVTPNRREAERLLGVHPGQCTVPELACRLRRLGAQAVCITGGDDLSAGTALALDWLDSPLATGWMALPRLAPVPGHPLHHHGSGCTFATAAAAALARGFPLPDAVVLAKMLTWTALRHGHAAGAGAGPLRPCASFVSDAAAMPVMSQADEAVLTEALLAQWARALRPNAAEEATEDAAAVSFARGLYAITDDPGQTAVYAQSGAFAHVQLRIKQVRVAGGRKGPGGLSDADADADADVDVDVDADADGDANANANANANDRDRDRDRDGSTNEAQLRQSIRQAISAVHGTSATLWINDHWRLALEEGATALHLGQEDWAALTSSERLQLLTALRHHQLRLGLSSHSLWELCRARALRPSYIACGPLWPTTTKDMPWQPQGLAQLAWWARMAGRPVVGIGGLLEEAQVQAAWRAGASAVCLVRAAAQWLPPAGGHSP
- the thiS gene encoding sulfur carrier protein ThiS, with amino-acid sequence MTSSTITIRLDDRPLQLPAGSTLFDVLAREAMPPTSVATALNGRFVPRAARADTPLCDGDQVLLFQPIVGG
- a CDS encoding MFS transporter — its product is MPPSPAPPFSASAQQQQQQQQQQQQPQPLPAAPPLLKPIPDWQEHEKPSMPGSPSMPWHPPWRRAAYALVAVLVGITGALGSGLVTANLPLLQGQLGLTPSEGAWLSAAYVMVNVTANLLVFKCRQQFGMRWFAEVGLGIYAMLALLHLAVGGFATTLMVRAASGLAGAACSTLCLLYMLQSMPRTHTGKMLVIGVGIGQLAAPLAWVVSPALLNQGAGSWHNLYLFETGLALCSFAAVVMLKLPPGMQTRVFEKLDFLTFGLMAPAVAMVVAVLVQGYLHWWLDTPWLAWLLVAALVLVTVAVLIEHHRLNPLIQTRWFANDATLRFVLGALILRFLTTEQSVGAVNFLRAQGMGPDQLQPLFAVVLAGMVIGMLGCSITFTPKTLLPQILVSIVLFAVAGLMDHHRTSLDRPQDFYLSQFLLSVGAGMFMGPLMLIGIGQALKNGPAYMVTFSVMFSVTQTLGGLMGSALLNTYQLHREHEFSASLVATLDRTDPLVSQRIAAQGAALSGVIGDPTLRAAQGAAQLAQVARRESNVRAYNDVFMFSAVTAIAFLLWLMALLGRTAWAQRREAARTAAGRGTRPPPGPVEVPPSSTAPPSSAVTVQS
- a CDS encoding thiazole synthase; its protein translation is MYPSRPDPLVIGDTTLNSRFFLGTAGYPSPQVLRDAIQASGSEVITVGLKRTLQGDNGALAHALADARARGARLLPNTAGCRSAREAVALAHMARELYETPWIKLEVVGDDHTLQPDPIELLVAARELVRDGFVVFPYCTEDLVMGRRLLDAGCPLLMPWGAPIGSGQGLLHLAGLRTLRERLPDTVLVVDAGIGAPSQAAQAMELGYDAVLLNSAVAQAREPVAMAGAFRDAVQAGRNAWCAGLMAPQSMAVASTPVSGHAFLLGEA
- a CDS encoding HlyD family secretion protein — translated: MPTAYPPSTAAPTDAAASAGAAAPAPASPPPPAAPGPTPPPKYLKASTTAIVLMLVVMAVGITLILRAWELGPFNSSVETTDNAYVRGAVTVLSPQVNGYVVEVLVKDFEEVRAGQPLVRIDDRLYVAAVDLAQAQRANAAAQLENFAQTQAQNQATLSASRATLTSAQGELARADAELARVEDLAKRGSVSLNERDRVRSSHRLAQANVEKARADIRIGEERVKATSVSRSSLKAQVEAADAQLAQARINLSNTVVRAPATGQVSEVSVRLGQYVTAGSQLLFLVPRQLWVVANFKETQTGRMEVGQPVQFRADALKGVRFTGHVQQLAPATGSEFSVLKADNATGNFTKVVQRLPVRIALDPGQAMASRLRPGMSVVVSVDTAASGAASGATSGASVGAASEAAGGTTTPVGPASEVSR
- a CDS encoding FAD-dependent oxidoreductase, which codes for MARIAIAGAGLAGRLFAWALARAGHAVTVVDAAAGPFTRFDATGPAAFSAAGMLSPLAEQEQGGPQVAAWGWRSLQLWQGIVAALAPAAVPFRREGSLLLAHRGDLGTAQRVLAVVPGAQRLEEARLQALEPALAPGLQGWLLADEGLIAPVAAMEALYEATVNVTTAPLSQPVVWCWNSPAAAVRPGVVELENGACLHADWAIDTRGLGAAPALPVRGVRGEIVTLSLPSHGLARPVRLLHPRHRVYLVPRTPDEVAVGASEIESEDRSPVSLRSAVELMAAAHSVLPALAEARIVRLDRHLRPALPDNLPRAECEPGLLRLNGLYRHGWLLAPALVEQLLDEAGLAQVAQVAQVAHGAQVAQVAHGAQVANTAHLANAAPFAGLAGLGGITGLATLIKSTESLGSSPSSSPLFPEPSP